TTCACCTCTTCCGAAAGCAAAGTGCAAGATGTCAAACGTCTTGGAGCGAGTGAGGTTGTGATCTCCAAAAACAAAAAGGAGATGAGTAAGTTCGCTGCCAGCCTGGATTTCATCATCAACACCGTGTCGGTATCCCATAACCTCGACGAGTACCTGCAGCTTCTCAAGCAGGGAGGAACCATGTGTCTGGTGGGGGCACCGCCCACGCCACACCCAAGCCCCAACGTGACTAACCTCATCTACAAAAGAAGGAGCCTCGGCGGATCGCTGATCGGCGGCCTGAAAGAGACGCAGGAGATGCTCGATTTTTGCGGGCAGCACCATGTGCTCTCGGACATCGAACTCATCCCGATTCAGAGGATCAATGAAGCCTACGAGCGCATGCTCAAAGGCGATGTGAAGTACCGCTTCGTGATCGATCTGGCTTCTTTGAAGGTATAAAGCATTGGATGAAAATGTTAACCTGTTGTAAAATAGAGTTTTAATATTTTCATCCTCATAAGGAGAGAACTACCCATGCGCAACTAAGTTTGATTTCCCGTTTTGTTTCACTTTAAAAACCAAGGATCAAACTTATGCAGCATCTCCTTATTCAGCTTATTGCTATTTCCAAAACATTTGCGACACGCTCTCTTTTTGACGCCCTCACCTTCTCGGTGCATGCGGGCGACTGCATCGCTTTAGTCGGAGCCAACGGCACAGGTAAAACCTCGCTGCTTAAAATTTTAGGGGGCATCCTTGAGCCGGACAGCGGCACCTTAGAGAAAAAGGAGTCCCTCACGGTGGACTACCTTCCTCAGGAAGTCGCGGCAGATACCGGCCCGCTGACAGTGCGGGAGTATCTCGAAGAGGGCCCTCTTACAAAGCTTAGCGAAGAGATGGAGCGCTGCCTTGAAGATCCGGATCGCCTTGAGGAGTGGGAGAGGCTCCATGAGCTCTTTGAGAAGCAGGGAGGCTACTGTCGGCAGCCTCTGGAGTCGGTTCTTGATGGTCTGCACATCGACCTCGATCTGCTTGAAAGACCTTTTTCTACCCTAAGCGGGGGACAGAGGGTGCGTGTCGCTCTTGCCAAGACCCTAAGAGGGGATCCGGACCTGCTTCTTTTGGACGAGCCGACCAATCACTTGGACCCGGCAAGCACTGACTGGCTTAGAAAAAGACTGAAAACAAGAAGAGGGGCCACTATCGTAGTCTCGCACGATCGCTCCTTCTTAAATGAGGCCTGCAACCGGCTGGCTGAGCTGGAAGAGGGGAGGCTGATCTCATATTCCGGGACGTATGACGACTACCTGGAAGAGAAAGAGCGGCGCCTGCAGCAGAAGATCAAGGCCTACGAAGAGCAAGAAGAAGAGCGGAAAGCCCTCATCCGGGAGATTAAAGCTGTGACTTTCTCCTCTCCGAAAGCCACCCCTCCCAAAGACAGCAATAAGATGGGGTATGATCACCGCGGCGGCAACTTCCAGAAGTCCCAGCAGAGAAATATCAGCATGCTGAAGGGAAAGCTTCAGGCCATCGAAGAGAGTCCGATGAAGCATCCCAGACCCAAGGGAATTACGGGGCTCTATTTTGAGCCCTGCTGCCTTAAGTCTGAGGTCGCTTTGGAGTTTTCTGCCATCTCAAAAACGTTTGAGGGCAGAGAGGTCTTCAAGGACTTCAGCGGCACCCTCGTCAGAAAGGGCCGTGTGCTCATGCAGGGTCCGAACGGATCGGGAAAGACCACCCTCTTGAAGATGGCAGCCGGGGAGCTTCTTCCCGATGACGGCGCCGTCTACTTCTCCTCCGGCTCTAAAATCGCCTATCTTGATCAGGAGGCGGAGCGTATTCCTCTGCACGAGACGCCGGCAGCCTATTTTCAGAAGTGCTTTCGCCTCGATGAAGAGGGGCTTTTGAGGGAACTTGGCAAAGCGGATTTGGGAGGATTTGAGCTTATTCGGCGCCCCTTCTATACGCTCAGCGTGGGTCAGAGGAAAAGGATGATGCTTTTAAGCTTAATCCTTGAGCGTCCGAATATTTTGCTTCTGGATGAGCCGACCAATCATCTGGATCTGAAGACCCTGGAAGCGCTCGAAAAGGCGCTTCTTGCTTTCGAGGGTGCGCTCTTGGCTGTTTCTCATGACGCGACTTTCATCAAGAAAATCGCGCTTGAGACATGGCGCCTTACCTAGCTTATTTCCCCTCGAGCATCTCTGCCAGCTGGAAACTGTTTCCGTCTTTGTCTTGGAAAGACTGCAATTTGACGTGGCCGGGCACTTCCATGATCTCGCCGACTAGCTTGACGCCCTTTTGCAAGAACTCCTCGCGGGCTTTTTCGATGCTCTCGACGGTGATGGTGACAACAGCGTTAGTGCCCGCTTTCGAGCCAAACTCCGGATTCTCCTTGGTGATCCCCAAAATAGATCCTTCCGCCCCCGCAAGCTCTGCCCAGCCAAATTCAGGGCTATAGTCTTTCAGCTTGAGACCGACGGTCTCGGTGTAGAATTTGATCGCTGCTTCGATATCTTTTACGACGATCCAGCAAAGAGAGATCCCGATTGTGTTGTTCATTTTATACCCACAGTAGTTTCCAGATCTTGATGTGTTTCCATTGTATGCACGTACTCTTCTTCTTGTCTATTGAGAAGAGATTAGAGTAGCCCTTTAATGAACGTAGCCGATGATCGAGATGAAGTGGCAGATGGAAGCTGTCAGAACAAAAATATGCCAGATTCCATGGGAGTGTTTGAGCATTTGGTGGTGGCTCAGGATGTAAAAGATGATTCCGAGGGTATAGGCCACGCCCCCGATGGTCAGCCAGACAACCCCGGGAAAGGGGATTTTGGCTAATATCTGATCAAATTCAGTGATGGCAAACCACCCCATGATTAGGTAGATGCTGATTTGCACCACCTCCCTGCGCTTGGCAGAGAGAGTGTCGATGAGGATGCCGAAGATGGCAAGCGACCATATGATGGTCAGGACAAAGGGGCCTGAGGTGTCCCTCAAAGGGAGAAGGCAGTAGGGGGTGTATGTACCGGCGATGAGTAGGTAGATCGATGCGTGGTCGAGCTTTTGAAAGATTCGTTTCAGTTTCGGAGGGTGGAAGCTGTGGTAGAGGGTGGAGGCTGTATAGAGGAGAATTAGCGTGAAGCCGAAAATAGAGTAGCTAGTGAGCATCCAGATATCATGATGCTGGAGAGCAACGGTTAGAAGGGCTCCAAACCCGACCAGCGCGAGAACAGCCCCGATTAGATGGCTGATGCTGTTGAATCTCTCTCCCGGGTACATAGCTTATCCTTGTAGAAAATCCCTTTTGAATGGCGCTATTGTATCTTATCGAGAGCTGTCTGTCAAAAGCTCTTTGGACGGTCGCTCTCTTGTTCTAAGATTTGATAGAAATTTTTTTATACCCTGTCTCTTAATGATTTATGGACGAGCATTTTAAGCTGCGCTGAATAGTTGTTTAAGAGAGTTGGCTCCGCTGCGGTAGGCGTCGGCCTTCGGCTTTTTGTTATCTCCGGCGAGGACGTAATTTTCATAGAAGTCCTGCATCTTTTTGGGGCCTTGGCTTTGCAGCCATTTCTTCAACAGCTCCGTTTCATCCGGGCTATACTGCGACTCTCCATTTAAGAACTTGATCTTGACGATCTTCAGTCTTTCGCTTTCGGTGAGCTGTTTTGATGGGTCGTTAAAGCCCAGCGTCAAATTATAGTACTCATCTGCTGAGCGCTTAGATTGCGCCTCTTCAGCGCTCATCACCGTGATTTTCCCCTCTCTGATATCCAGGTGGTGGATCGAAGGGGAGTGGTTTCCAAATAAATTAAAATGGGACGCCTCGAGCTTGTCTCCCTTATAGGTCCAATCCAGGATATTGGCGGTGATGTCGATTCCTTCGAAAGCTGAAGAGAGGCCTTTTAGTTTCGGGTCGCTCTCCAGGTAGGATTTTAAAGAGAAAGACGGACAGGAAGAGTCTTGGTTTTTGCAGTAGAAATTTTTTTCAAATTGATTGTCGGAGGGGCTAATAGGCTGTTTTAAGAAGTTTTGGAAGGTGCCATACTTCGTAAATCCTTGGGTGGATCTGAAGAAGCCTTGCTTTTCAGGGCTGGGCTTCGCGCTCGCTTCTTCTGTTTCCAGCTCCGTTTGTGTCTCTGTCTCGGCTTTTACCTCCACTTCGACCGTTTGATCGCTGTCGAGGTCGCCTGCGGGGGAGGGGAGCTCTTTAGGAACGTTATTTTTCAAGTGGCTGACGATTTCCTCTGCCTGGCCAAGGTATTTGGCCTTGGAAAGTCCCACCTCCTCGAGCCAGGGCATCTTAGTGAAGAGCATATTGATCTTGTCGATGCTGGCCTGATAGTCTCCCTTGATGACTTCCTGGCTGTCCATCATCGCCGGCTGTTTTCCATAGCGCTCCCTGGCCGGTAGGTTTGTCGGTTTGACCCACTCTTCCTTAAGGAAGACAAAGGCCTGGAGTTTGGCTTCCGGCTTGATCTCTTCATTTAGAAGCACTTGAAGCAAAATCGTTTGCGGTATCAAGTCGAGCTGTTGTTTCAGCGCCTTGTAATTGTCTTGTCCTTGCTGCAGAGCCTGGTTGATGATGACAAAACTTAAGATCTCATCGAAGTGGATGGGATCGGTGGGTTTTAAGTTTAGAGTTTGCCGGATGATGCCGCTCACCTCTTCGCTGATGACGAAGCGCACCTTCTGCGATTTATCCAGTCCCCTCAGGCGCCACACGCTTTGGAGTAAATCGCGCAGCAGCATGTTATGGCCGACGGTGACAAGGCTGATGGCATCCCTTTTTTGCGGCACGTCGGCGCCCGTCGTATGGCTTTGGTCTAAGAATGTCAGTCTGTCTTCGGCCGTCAGATTGGACTCAGAGAGCGGGATCTCGCCGTCTTTGTGGGTGATCACCTGCTGTCCCTTATAGCAGACGACATCCTTGCCTTTGAGATCCTTCATCAGGTGCGCGATCTCGGTGTTGCTTTTATCTTTGAAATAGCCTCCCGCGTCCGCGATCATTTCGTAGTCGATATTCATCGACTGCAAGCTGTTTAGCATCGAGGTAGAGGAGCCTTCCTTAATTTCGACGACATCCATGCGGCTGTTATTGAAGAGAGTCATCAGGGTTTTGGAATCGATGCCGGGGTCGGCTTCAGGCTTCAGTGCATGGTGCATGCTGAGAGAATTCCAGAGCGTTCCCGTGAAACCGGAGACGTCCTTGAACATGGCGATCAGATTCTGCGGGTTGCAGCTGATCTTGGAGGGGAACACCTCCATTTGAGGGAGGATGATGTTCGTGACAAACTCCAGTTTGATATCAGGATTGCCGTTGATGTGGTCGACAAGCTCCTGAATATGGTCGGGACTGTATTTAAAGGGGATATTGAGACCCTCTTTCAGGGCAGAGAGCGCCTGCCATGCTTTAGTGTCGTTGAGCGTGAGCTCCTTGTTGGAGATCATCTCTCTTGTTGCTTGGGACTGCAGCGTTTTGACTTGCTCTTCGACAAGATCAAAGGTGACTCCATTTTTCATGTAAGTCTGGAAAGTGTAGTTCATCGTGATATGGGTGTTGGCAAACTGCGAGCCGCTGCTCGGGACTTTTGCCGCCGCAAAGGGAATCGCGATGGGGCTTTTCACTTTGTTGGTCTTTTCGTCGTAGTCGAGCCCGTACTTCACGTCGCACACTTTGCACAGTGTGAAAGGGAGCAGGTGGGAGAGTTCCTCTCCGGCAAGAGCAAAAATATCTTGGAGGTCGGGGTCGAGGTTGTTGAAAAACTGCTGGCTTGCCTTGAGGTTGTCTTTGTTCCTTACGAGATAATCGGTGAGAAGCTTTCTGTCTTCGTCCTTCATGGAGCTGATGAAGCCATTGAGTTTGTTAGTGAGGTCACTGGACTCGAACTTCATCGTTTTAAAGCGCTCGATCACCTTATCGGTAAGAACATTTTGCACGGAGCTGAAGTAGAGCTCTTCCGTAAGGGGTATGGCTCCTTTGCTGTCTGTGGGATTGGAGTCGAGCCGGGCAAGGCTTCTAATCTCAGGGTCTTGATAGACCACACTGAAAATCTCGGAGATGACTTCAAATTCCTTCCGATCCGGGGTCCCTTTTTGCCCGCTGCTAAAACAAACTTCATGCAGAACGTTCAGAATGTAGTCCGCTTCGTCAATCATTGGGTAGCCGCTCTTTTCGAGAAGGGTGATGATTTTACCCATGATGGCCAAATCTTCCGGAAACTCCTTCAGCCTGTTCTCGCTGGTGAAATGCTCAAACCCTTTCTCGACGAATTTTAGAAGGAGGCTTTGGACGCTCTTGCTTGTCATGACAAGGCATTCTTTGTTCTCCTGAATGCGTTCAAGAGAGTCGAGTATTGTTTGCAGTGAAGCTTTGGAAAATTTGGTATCCCGATCAAAGTGCAGGGTGTTGAGCGCTTGCCCAAACGACTGCAAGATATTCTGTGTATCTTGAGAGACGCTCTCAAAGAGCGGCTGGGGAACAATCAGCATCGAGATGTTCTCGCCATTGGCTCTCAGCAATCCTAAGAGAGGGAGGAGGACTTTGGATTTTCCCGAGCCCATGATCATTTCCATGATCAGCTTGTCATGGCCTCCTTTCAGGAAAAGGTCGAGCTTCTCCACCTGGGCCGGGCGCATCAGCACGTTAGAGTAGTGCTCAAAGGCAAGATATGCCGGGTGGTCTTTGGGGGTATACTGGCGCTTGGCTGTATATTGACTGGCAAGTTCGTTCATCAGATCCTGCGCCATGGGAGAGTCGTATTCGCCCAAAGCTTCAAGCTTTTGCCACTTATCTTCAGCCCGGGTTCTTTGCTGGTCTCTTGTCGATGTCATCAGGTACGCTTCGACCATTTGAAATATGTTGCCGGCAGTCTCGGGTGTCAGAGCCGGGTTTCTTGCTAAGAGGGCTCCGGGGTTGCCGCGGGCGTAAAAGACAATCAGCTCATCGAGGGATATCACCTTATCTTTGCCGGAAAATTTCATCATCGCGCTGAGGTTCTTCTCTTCGGCAATCTCCGATTGTTCGTTGGCCATCCGGATCAGGTCAGTTTCAAGGCGTGTCAGATTCTCTTTGTCTTCGAGGCAGACCAGGTCGAAAATTTTGCGCATCGTGAGCAGGTTAATTTCAGCGGCTTGCTTCTCCTCAGTGTATATCCCGAGAAATCCTCGTGCCTTTTGGAGGTGCTTTTCGTCGCTGTTGAATGTGAAATTGGTGCCGGCGGGTAGTGAGTCGATATCCTTGAGGAGGCGCGCCTGCTCTTTTTGTGCCACCGGATCGGCAAGCTGAATGGCGCCGATTGTCTTTTTATAGGCATCCACTTGGTTTGGGTCTGCTGTGACTTTGTTTTCTAAGAAGCAGGGGAATACCGAGCTCCAAACGCCTAAGGAGGTACCGACAGCTTCCGAGGAATAATCGACAGTGACCTCTGCAGGGGCTCCCTTGGGCTTCTCCAGGCGGAAATTGTCTGGAGTGATGTCTTTGTATAAGAGGGGAGGCGGCTTCACTGTCTGTTGCATTTTTTTAGCATGCGCTTTCGCTGCAGTGCGCACCTCTTTGATCCATTTTTCATTAGTTTTTTGATCCCAGGAATTGTCCGGGATTTTTTTAAATGCACTGGGGTTTGCAAGGACGGCCTCCAGGATCTTCGCTTGTCCTGAGTACTTTCCCTGATCGGCAGTCAGCAAAAAGGGAATCGAATCCT
This genomic window from Estrella lausannensis contains:
- the abc-f gene encoding ribosomal protection-like ABC-F family protein, producing MQHLLIQLIAISKTFATRSLFDALTFSVHAGDCIALVGANGTGKTSLLKILGGILEPDSGTLEKKESLTVDYLPQEVAADTGPLTVREYLEEGPLTKLSEEMERCLEDPDRLEEWERLHELFEKQGGYCRQPLESVLDGLHIDLDLLERPFSTLSGGQRVRVALAKTLRGDPDLLLLDEPTNHLDPASTDWLRKRLKTRRGATIVVSHDRSFLNEACNRLAELEEGRLISYSGTYDDYLEEKERRLQQKIKAYEEQEEERKALIREIKAVTFSSPKATPPKDSNKMGYDHRGGNFQKSQQRNISMLKGKLQAIEESPMKHPRPKGITGLYFEPCCLKSEVALEFSAISKTFEGREVFKDFSGTLVRKGRVLMQGPNGSGKTTLLKMAAGELLPDDGAVYFSSGSKIAYLDQEAERIPLHETPAAYFQKCFRLDEEGLLRELGKADLGGFELIRRPFYTLSVGQRKRMMLLSLILERPNILLLDEPTNHLDLKTLEALEKALLAFEGALLAVSHDATFIKKIALETWRLT
- a CDS encoding VOC family protein; this encodes MNNTIGISLCWIVVKDIEAAIKFYTETVGLKLKDYSPEFGWAELAGAEGSILGITKENPEFGSKAGTNAVVTITVESIEKAREEFLQKGVKLVGEIMEVPGHVKLQSFQDKDGNSFQLAEMLEGK
- the trhA gene encoding PAQR family membrane homeostasis protein TrhA, encoding MYPGERFNSISHLIGAVLALVGFGALLTVALQHHDIWMLTSYSIFGFTLILLYTASTLYHSFHPPKLKRIFQKLDHASIYLLIAGTYTPYCLLPLRDTSGPFVLTIIWSLAIFGILIDTLSAKRREVVQISIYLIMGWFAITEFDQILAKIPFPGVVWLTIGGVAYTLGIIFYILSHHQMLKHSHGIWHIFVLTASICHFISIIGYVH